A genomic stretch from uncultured Pseudodesulfovibrio sp. includes:
- a CDS encoding (Fe-S)-binding protein gives MSGECILCGKCLEVCPLLRATGREELGPRAKADLCRLLSEDTDMLSETDVARLEGLCLGCGRCREVCSQGVDVPALVAGLRGAHPDFKTWLWKTWLKHAKKLWSPGSAAAKRIPEQFHSEKIGPMLKMLAGLKGGAGLEPCLEVTQYPDTYRGQNMLLFAGCTANFVQTRWLMTALKLLDGMGVEVLPGDFKCCGSGLKAAGFADDASAMSAHNVQVWRDVGRPPVVTFCASCRAGLQAYDGCFWSAEEQEVWENTLVPLSSVLRDVSFVLSTNVSKALGYHQPCHVRGDDSDRTLLNHALKGRITGATGRECCGFGGVMRLAAPGLADPVNRQCWDTLAGADVVVTGCSACVAQLAATAPDSVTVGHWLELIR, from the coding sequence GTGTCCGGCGAGTGCATCCTGTGCGGCAAATGCCTTGAGGTCTGTCCTTTGCTTCGGGCGACCGGCCGGGAGGAACTCGGCCCACGCGCCAAGGCGGACCTGTGCCGTCTCCTCTCTGAAGATACCGATATGCTCTCCGAAACCGATGTAGCCAGGCTTGAGGGGCTCTGTCTCGGCTGTGGACGGTGCCGGGAAGTCTGTTCGCAGGGCGTGGATGTACCTGCATTGGTTGCGGGATTGCGTGGTGCCCACCCGGATTTCAAGACCTGGTTGTGGAAGACATGGTTGAAACATGCGAAGAAGCTGTGGTCGCCCGGTTCTGCTGCGGCAAAGCGTATCCCGGAACAGTTTCATTCCGAAAAAATCGGCCCCATGCTCAAGATGCTGGCCGGACTCAAAGGCGGGGCCGGGTTGGAACCGTGTCTGGAGGTGACGCAGTACCCCGATACGTACCGGGGGCAGAACATGCTCCTGTTTGCAGGCTGTACTGCCAATTTCGTGCAGACCCGCTGGCTCATGACCGCGCTCAAGCTGTTGGACGGGATGGGTGTGGAGGTCCTGCCCGGCGATTTCAAATGCTGTGGTTCCGGCCTGAAAGCCGCAGGTTTCGCAGACGACGCCTCCGCCATGTCCGCCCATAATGTGCAGGTCTGGCGTGATGTCGGACGTCCCCCTGTTGTGACGTTCTGCGCCTCATGTCGTGCCGGTCTGCAAGCGTATGACGGTTGCTTTTGGAGTGCCGAGGAACAGGAGGTTTGGGAAAATACTCTTGTTCCGTTATCGAGTGTTTTGCGTGATGTTTCCTTTGTGCTATCGACCAACGTGTCGAAAGCGCTGGGGTATCATCAGCCGTGCCATGTGCGGGGTGATGACTCGGATAGAACGCTCCTCAACCACGCGCTCAAGGGTCGAATAACCGGGGCCACAGGCAGGGAGTGTTGCGGTTTCGGCGGAGTCATGCGTTTGGCGGCACCCGGTCTTGCCGATCCGGTCAACCGACAATGCTGGGATACGCTCGCAGGAGCGGACGTTGTTGTCACGGGCTGTTCAGCCTGTGTGGCCCAACTGGCGGCGACGGCCCCGGACTCAGTGACAGTGGGACATTGGCTGGAACTTATCAGGTAG